gcttcgatcatacagagaccggacagcccttagtagagggccccggactccatactcactcagcaccccccacagaatggcacgagggacacggtcaaatgccttctccagatccacaaaacacacgtagactggttgggcaaattcccatgaaccctcgagcaccctgcggagggtatagagctggtccagtgttccacgaccgggacgaaaaccgcattgttcctcctgaatccgaggttcgactatcggccgtaatctcctctccagtaccctggcgtagactttccccgggaggctgagaagtgtgatccccctgtagttggaacacactctccggtccccctttttaaacagagggaccaccaccccggtttgccaccccagcggtactgtccccttcctccatgcaatgtcgcacaggcgtgtcagccaagacagccctacgacatccagagacttgaggtactcagggcgaatctcatccacccccggtgcccggccaccgaggagcttacgaaccacctctgtgacctcggcttgggtgatggatgagcacgcctccgagccccaaccctctgcttcctcagtggaaggcatgtcagtcgggttaaggagctcctcaaagtattccttccaccgtccgacaatgtccccagtcgaggtcaacagctccccaccagcaccataaatggtgccggcagagtactgcttcccccttctgaggcgccgaacggtcctccagaatttcctcgaggccgaccgaaagtcctcctccatggcctccccgaactcctcccagacccgagtttttgcctccaagactgcccgagccgcggcccgcttggcctgccggtacctatctactgcgtcaggagtcccaccggccaacatagcccggtaggactccttcttcagtctgacggcatcctgtacttccggtgtccaccaccgggttctaggattgccgccacgacaggcaccggagaccttgcgtccgcagcttcgTCATAATATGACTTATTAAATGATAATACAAACTGGTAATAATGACTTATTACCAGTTCTCACCACAAATACAGGAAGTTCAAACCTGTTAAGAAGCCTGACATATAACATCAAGTAAGATCGGGTTAATGATAAGAGAACAATCATTTCCTGTAACTTTTAAAGTTAATCCAAATTCATTTAAATTACTCAGAGAATGTACAATTTAGCTTTTGATTCACAGCTTCCCAGTCACGCATTTTAGATTATTGACAAGgaccactttaaaaaaaaaaaaaaagggattataTTATCTATTTTGatggtttatatatatatatatatatatatatatatatatatatatatatatatatatatatatatatatatatatatatatatatatatatagtgaaaAGTTCcaatcaaaaaacacaaaaacaagacTCCTCATGCCtgaattaaatgaaatgaactGGAAAATAGAATAGCACATATTTAATCATATAAAAGCACATTTGGGATTCGTGAAAAGgcgaaaaaaaacttttttagttattatttccaATCTAAGAAATAACTGAATCCAGCAAAGTGTAAGTACTGTGGTGGTGTCGATGATGCAAAATCCAGCAGAACGACCTTAAACTGGGTGTTTCTCTGCCTCAACCAAGGCTCCGTACAGAGTTAAGACAGTTGTGAAACCGCCACTTCAAGTAACAATAAACAGGAATTAATAACAGTAGGCTGGCATGtgacaaaaaaattaaacagaaaaaataatataataataatgttcctttttaaaaataaataaatacatcttatAATGTACCCCAAAGAGCTTATAAATAGATAGAAAAGCACAGTACCTGTTCCGTGTCAGCGCATCTCGGATCAGCTCCAGTTAAACTAGGGACTGAGCATCGGTCCTCCTTTTATAAAATCTGCAGGCGTCCGGTTTAAACGACttcttttgcaaaaaaaaaaaaaaaaaaaaaaaaactaatttagtCAGAAACGAAACCAAAGCTGCCGCCTGCGAGTTAGAAATACGGTTTCCTCAGATTCCCTGAGTGAAACGAAACTTACTTAAAATGACCGACAATGGCAACATTTAGATtctattttttcccccattatttctttattttgttcgtTTTGGTGAACACCttggtgtgtgttttgcagcacTTTGCCGGGGTTTGTCGCGTCTCTTCGCTCCGCCGCTCGCtagatgctgctgcagctgcgtcGCTGCAGAGGCCGGGCTGCCGACGAAATACGAGCAGGCAGCCGCTCTGTTGTCATCACAGCCTCCTATTGCTGTCTTTAAACCGCGATCACGAGATAAATAACTCAATACGAACATCATTTCTCGGAGGAGGATGAGTCGGTATGTAAGAGATTTGTGCATCTAGTGTTAAGCTTGAATTATGgttgtaacgcgggaccataaatcagcctttactccCATCCGCGTCTATTCTTGCTTATTGTTTGCTACGAATCGGGGCCCGCAGTATGCAGAAGACAAGCTGCTAaataggcttttttttttttttttttttaaatatacagttTAAGATGTGCATGGTTAGAGGATCTGCTCAGAGCGACTTCCTTTGCAGAAGATGGGCGTGTTTCCTGTTCTGCATGAGCTCAAATGCCTTACAAATCTGTTTTTCCCTgtttcaaatatatttattggGAAACCACAAATTTAACAGAGGAATTAACAATCAACAGTtatgtttccttgttttattAACAGAAGGTGAGAAAAGTAATCCCTGACAGAAAGGGACAGAAGACAAAAAATGAATAGCAAGTAAATAAGCAAAGCCCTGCATCAACAAAGCAGATGAAACAAAAATTGAcaggacaaaaagaaaaaacaaagaaggcaACAGTGCGTTGAATCAAACAGTGTTGGGCATTTATAGAACAGTCATGGATGTGCTCCAAACTCTCCTCCCACACATTGGGAGGTATCAGGGCTCCGAACTCTCTTTCCCACTCTTCTTTTATCCTATCCATCCCGGGAAGGCACATGCTTTGTAGAATCTCATATAGTTGCGAGATTATGTAGGGTGGATTGGGGAACAGGTTAAATCAAATCTGTTTTTCCCCTTTCAGATCATGTGTGAAGGAGTCCCCCTCCCTCCTCTGTGCTTATAGATGGGAGCATGCTGGATAAAACCAGTAACAAAGAGCTGCGGTCTGGGCTCTGCTCAGGCTGTGGATGCAGCATCCCTCCTCTGCCACAACCCGACTCTGACCCCGACTCCACTTCAGCTTCTtcaaaacagcagcagcagacgaACAAAGCAGTGAGTCCCTCCAGATGCGCGTCCTGCCAAGCGGGGAGCAGCATCCCCCCGAACGGAGGACGCCCAAACCGGCGAGTCCGTCTAGACCCCCACAGCTGCAGCCTGTGCACCAAAACCTTCATCTCCTCTGCCCACCTGGCCCTTCACCTGGCCTCTCACAACAAGGAGAGGAAGTTTAAATGTAGCACCTGTGGCAAGTACTTCCACCAGTCCTCCCACCTGGTGGCCCACCAGATAATCCACAGCGGAGACAGGCCCTTTAAGTGCCCCGAGTGCGGGAAGAGTTTCGGCCGTGCCTCGCATCTCAAGACGCACCGTCGgctgcacacgggcgagaagccttTCAAGTGCACCTACTGTGACAAGTCCTTCACCCAGAAGGCCGGGCTCCTCGCACACGTTCGTCTGCACACCGGGGAGAGGCCGTTCAAGTGCGAGCAATGCGGTCAGGGGTTTCGTTTACTGTCGCTCCTGCTTTCTCACAAGGCCCAGGAGGCCTCCGGACGGGCCAGACCGGCATCGGGGCCGTCGCGCCACCAGCCTCAGAGGACGGAGAGCTGCTCGGAGGATCTGAAGTGCGGCGTCTGCTGCCGCACCTTCGTGCGCTCATCCTACATCCGGCTGCACATACGGCTCAACCGAGGTCAGCGACCTTATCACTGCAAAGTGTGCAACAAGACCTTTGCCAAGCTGGATACGTTTGTGAACCACTGTGAAAAACACTTGAGGCAGAAGAAGGACAAAAACAAGGAGGTTAAGGACAAAGTTGTTAAACCTCCTCTGTTTGTTCCACTGTCCAGGCCTCCTTCTCCTGAGTCTTTACCCACAGAGCCTCTATCCTCCGAGGTCAACACACGCTCCAGAGCAAAAGCAAAGACGAAGGCTGAGCCATAACCAGCGCAAGTCTGCCAAAACACAGTAATAGCATGCTAGTGTCAAGTCAGTGTCAtctaacatttcatacaaaataaCCTTAAATGTTTACAAATGAGAATAATTAAGGGAAAGGGACAAAAAGCAAATGCGTAGTTCAACATCGCCCAAGGTACTTTTATTGACGTAAATTAATATGTGATTAGTATTTTTCAGTGATTTTATTTATAGTCCTCTCATTGTGAGAAAATCTGTCATTGAAAGCACAAAAGtcttgtggttttatttaaatataaaaGAATTGACTGAAAAGTTGatctaattaattaaaattcatTGCATTTCAAGCTGGAGTCTCacgctttctttttatttctttgcttCAAGTATTTTAAGTGTTTCTCGAACCTTTGGTGTGAAACACTTGTCTAGTATTTGATACcttaagacaaaaaaatctaACTTATGTTACAAACTGTCTCCATGCTGCCTCTTCTAAACCCTGTGTCTCTGTAGTTTGagttttctgtttttgcagCATGGATCTGTGCCAGTTTAACTCCTGGCCTTGGTAGCAGTGAGCGTCATCGCTCAAAGCTGGCCTGTCCTCCCAGATGATCCTCTGAACATCATATTAGCTACAACATGTGAGCCGTGCTCTAAACCAGTTTTCTGTCATCTCCACATGGGGAACCTTTTAATCCCAGCCTGAAAAAAAGAGACGAGAGCAAGTGATCAAAATAATCTGGCTCTATGGATAAAGGTAGCTTGTAAGAGGTCTATACCTGGCAGTTGTTTATATCCGCCCTGCAGCTGTTGATGTTCCAGTGCAGAGTAACGGTCATGTGGCGTCTCCAGACGGGGTTTCTGTGCAGGACGATGCTTCCACTGATGGAGTCTCCTGAACACACACTGATGGGTTTATCCAGCATGAATAGTCTGTTTCCAGTGTGTTGGCCTGGGGAGAAATTGTTCATAAAATAAGTATTGTTTCAtattaaatgtaaatataataaatgTCGATAAATGTCGATTTGAAAGTGATCaaagtatatatattttatttttttactctgAGCTTGGTCCAGTCTTCAGCTCCATTGTTGCTCCTCCTACTTCCAGGCTCACAAAGTGAACTGTGAACCAGGCGGTGAATCCGTGGAGCACTCCAGACTTCTCCACAGAAAACTGAAACTCACCCTTCATTTCCTGGGAAATGAAAGGGAGTGGTTCTAGTATCGAGATCCCGAAATAAAAATTAACCTTCGCACACACCCACGCACACAACTTGCCTCAAGGTCGCTCACTTGCAGAGTGTACATGTCCAGGaagatgacatcacagggggcaGAGAGACGGCCGTCAGGCTCGATGAGGTGGCTGAACTTGGGCTTGGTGAAGAACTCCTGCTGTGCCAAAGGCCTGCAGGGAGGGGATGTCACCCAGAACcgaaagaaaaatgtattttctaccACAAAATATGTGACACGACTCAACAGAGAAAATTATCAGTAGAATTTACCGGGCATAAATAATTATGTGGCTCTATGAGTGCTATGTGCTTTAGTAAGCCTCTGGGTGTGATCATTTTGTTTACGACATTGCATTTTCTCATGTTTCTACAGGTCTCTgaaagaaatgagggtagtGTGGCACACAGAGAGCTCAATCTGCACTCTTTCCTTCTCTgttacagtggggagaacaagtatttgactTTCCTTTGTAACTGAAAATAATGTTGTTATTGTAATTGAATGTTATCAGCATTGCAGTTTGATTTTAACTGTAATGCACTTTGGTCAAGAGTGGTTGTTTTAAAagagctatataaataaagattgattgattgatcaacAATAATCGTTGATAACATTGAAACGTAGTCCATCCTCTTATCTCATTTCCAAATATGCAAAAATGATGACAATTTGAAGAAGGTTATTTGCCCTTTTGTGATGTGAGTCGTTAAGAGTTAAGTAGTCTCCTCATCCACAAAATCAGTCTTTAGTCTACTCTCATTCAAACCGTGTCGTTCAACATGACATCATTAATGCCAGCAATCGATAACTGAAAAGAGTGCAAACGGAACCTGGTTGTAGTCGTGTCAACAGCGACCCTCCAGGATCCTCAGTCTTTGCAAAATCTTAGTCTGCGACTTAAAATTCTGATTTATAGTCTGTATGTGTGAGAGGATGTCACATCTTAGTCTTTCAGACATCTCTCCAAAGAATTTGCAAAGTCGCCCAGGTGAGGAGAGAAGGGGCGAGGTGAAGAGCGTTTGACCACTTGGGACGTCTTTGCATCAAACCTATCATTTACACAAGTGTACATTTAATATGtcagggagggatggaggagaaAGGAAATGAGGCAAAAAATTAGACAGATGAAGAAAAGCCTTATGAGTCATAGAAACTTCCCCATAAACTATCTGGTTAGAAATACCGTTGCGGGTTGTGCCAGTTGAGCGCAGAACAGGCTGGTGATGCCCGTCCTACAGCCGAGGTCCATCACCACCTTGTTCTTCAGGGGAGCAGCGTTGCTGAGAACGACCTCTCTGTACGTCTCAGTGTGGCTCCGGTCTGACAGCATCTCCAGGTGAAGCCTCTGTGTTATGAAACACAATCTCATGCAGGCCCTTTTCTTTTACACCCTAGGTTTTCTTAAACATAACACAAAATGTACAACAATATAACCTATAACCTCTTTCAGAGAGCCTGCTGAGGCTGGGATGGCTGCTGTTCCTCTATTTATTGCTGCTGTGAAAATTACAGAAAAACCCAAATGGGGCACATTGTCACATCTGTGTGTCAGCACCAGTCAGAGTAGCAGAGTCAAACTTATCATTCTTAACGACAAGGGAGCATGTCGTGGAGCGGACACTGACAGACCTCAGCTGACTTGACATGTCTCTGATTCTGCAGCTTTACCTTCTGCTTAAAAGTAAACTAGTAAAGCTGAAGAGAGGAAGCAAACAAAAGGGTTCTCTTAGCAGAATTACGTTGGGATGTTTCCATGAAAAAGGGCTTAAGTCATAAATGATCCACTAAATGAACCATGATGTGATAGAACTGTGATGTAATTTTCTggattgaaaaaaacaacaggcgAGTGACATTAAAACAGACACAAATAAAAGCTGTTGTAATAATTGCAATTGTTATAATATGCTAATATATTCTATTTGGCCAATTCATTTTCTTAGTCTAAGTATTGTACAAAATCTTTTTAAAAtgcctttttatatttttatgttgaATTTACACAGGTGGGTAAAGTTTAATTAACTTTCCCATCCCTGTGTATGTGCAGGTTCTCCTGAGTTTCTTGCCctgaaattcttttttttgcattatttaGGGCCTAAATAATCTTGGCTGTGTTCTTTGTGTGTGGGTTTTCTAAAGGTACTCTGACTTCCTTCAACAGGCCAAAAACACGAGTGTTGAGTTGATTAGTGATTCTAAATTACTTCCAGAACTCTAAAAGAATTTTGTTAGTTGCTGTTGCAGATGTTTCTTGCaccttgtattttttttttttttttgagaggcggcgagctggtgtgggcttggttatagctccccagctcagtcgcaatgtgttggagttcaccccggtgaacgagagggtcgtttccctgtgccttcgggtcgggaaaaggtatttcactgttgtttgtgcctacgggccgaacagcagtgcggagtacccggccttcttgggttccctgggaggagtactggatagtgctccaactggggactccattgttctactgggggacttcaacgctcacgtgggcaatgacagtgatacctggagatgcgtgattgggaggaacggcttccccaatctgaacccgagtggtgctttgttgttggacttctgtgttagtcacggtttgtccataatgaataccatgttcaagcataagggtgtccatcagtgcacgtggcaccaggacgccctaggccggaggtcaatgatcgactttgttgtcgtttcatctgaccttcggccgcatgtttTGGACACtccgggtgaagagaggggctgagctgtcaactgatcaccacctggtggtgagttggatgcgctgacagaggaggaggctggacagaccgggcagacacAAACGGATTGTGCcctcagggacatcttcaactgatgtcagggacatcttcaattctcacctccgagagaacttctctcagatcccgggggaggcgggggacatcgagtgcaagtggattatgttctctggctccattgtcgacgcggcggctccaAGTTGTGGacgcagctcgggcagtcctggaggcaaaaacccgggtctgggaggagttcggtgaggccatggaggaagactttcggtcagcctcgaggaaattctggtggaccattcggcgcctcagaagggggaagcagtactctgccggcaccgtttacattgcgggtggggagctgttgacctcaacTGGGGAcatcggacggtggaaggaatacttcgaggatctcctcaacccgactgacatgccttccactgaggaagcggAGAGTGTGGACTCGGGGACATGCTCATCCAtaacccaagccgaggtcactgaggtggttcgtaagctcctcggtggcaccggggttggatgagattcgccctgagtacctcaagtctctggatgtcgtagggctgtcttggttggtctgcgacatcgcatggaggaaggggacagtaccctctttttaaaaagggggaccggagagtgtgctccaactatagggggatcacacttcttaGCCTCCCCGGGAaggtctacgccagggtactggagaggagaatacggccgatagttgaaccttggattcaggaggaacaatgagGTTTTTGTCCTggccgtggaacactggaccagctctataccctccgcagatcttggccaacaacctccttccctcagtaagagcattgaagatgggtcgtggctgggtcttccagcatggcaacgacccgaaacacacagccagggcaactaaggagtggctccctaagaagcatttcaaggtcctggagtggcccagccagtctccagacctgaacccaatagaaaatctttggagggagctgaaagtccgtattgcccagcgacagccccgaaacctgaaggatctggagaagatctgtatggaggagtgggccaaaatccctgctgcagtgtgtgcaaacctggtcaagaactacaggaaacgtctgatctctgtaattgcaaacaaaggtttctgtaccaaatattaagttctgtttttctgatgtatcaaatacttatgtcatgcaataaaatgcaaattaattacttaaaaatcatacaatgtgattttctggatttttttttttagattccatcactcacagttgaagagtacctatgataaaaattacagacttctacatgcttttcaagtgggaaaacctgcaaaatcggcagtgtatcaaatacttgttctccccactgtatatatcaAATTAtacacatattcacacacacaaacacacacacacacacacacacacacatatatatatgtgaggactcccttatttatttttcagggagttggcaaccctactaTTATATACGTCTATGAGTGCAGCTGTTGTCCTGCCAGATGTGT
This DNA window, taken from Cololabis saira isolate AMF1-May2022 chromosome 6, fColSai1.1, whole genome shotgun sequence, encodes the following:
- the prmt2 gene encoding LOW QUALITY PROTEIN: protein arginine N-methyltransferase 2 (The sequence of the model RefSeq protein was modified relative to this genomic sequence to represent the inferred CDS: inserted 2 bases in 1 codon), whose amino-acid sequence is MQTEKEDDNETPEEFVALSDFTGCGSEQRLHLEMLSDRSHTETYREVVLSNAAPLKNKVVMDLGCRTGITSLFCAQLAQPATVFLTRYRVTYFVVENTFFFRFWVTSPPCRPLAQQEFFTKPKFSHLIEPDGRLSAPCDVIFLDMYTLQVSDLEEMKGEFQFSVEKSGVLHGFTAWFTVHFVSLEVGGATMELKTGPSSEPTHWKQTXFMLDKPISVCSGDSISGSIVLHRNPVWRRHMTVTLHWNINSCRADINNCQAGIKRFPMWR
- the LOC133446474 gene encoding zinc finger protein 436-like; its protein translation is MLDKTSNKELRSGLCSGCGCSIPPLPQPDSDPDSTSASSKQQQQTNKAVSPSRCASCQAGSSIPPNGGRPNRRVRLDPHSCSLCTKTFISSAHLALHLASHNKERKFKCSTCGKYFHQSSHLVAHQIIHSGDRPFKCPECGKSFGRASHLKTHRRLHTGEKPFKCTYCDKSFTQKAGLLAHVRLHTGERPFKCEQCGQGFRLLSLLLSHKAQEASGRARPASGPSRHQPQRTESCSEDLKCGVCCRTFVRSSYIRLHIRLNRGQRPYHCKVCNKTFAKLDTFVNHCEKHLRQKKDKNKEVKDKVVKPPLFVPLSRPPSPESLPTEPLSSEVNTRSRAKAKTKAEP